Within the Deltaproteobacteria bacterium genome, the region TCGAGCAGATCGAGAACAACCGCATCTTCCGGCCGTCGCAGATCTACATCGGCGAGCGCGACCTGACCTACGTGCCGATCGACCAGCGCGGATGACCCGCGCGGGCGACCGGTCGCGCCCCCGCGCCGCGCGTTGCGGGGGCGTTCGTTTTCGTGCGCCGCCGCGCCGGATCGCCCGCCGGGCGGGAATGCGCGGGGCGCTCGCGCGGTTGACGGGACGTGTCGGCCAACCGCCATCGCCCGGGTAGGCATCGCGGCGGCGCGACCGGGTCGCCTGCGGTCGCTGCCGTCGGGTACCCTGCGGGTCCTGGCATGACCCGCGGCCGCCAGGTTGCGGCGTCGCGGCGGCGAGGTTAGGACACCAACGAGGACGTCACACGATGCGAGCGTCACTGGACGTAAAGGCGATCAACGAGATGGTCGAGCGCGAGAGCGCGTTCATCGACCGCATCATGGGCGAGGTCGGCAAGGTGATCGTCGGCCAACGGTACATGGTCGAGCGAATTCTCATTGGCCTGCTCGCGGGCGGCCACTGCCTCATCGAAGGCGTCCCCGGGCTCGCCAAGACGCTCACGGTCAAAACGCTCGCGCGCACGCTCCGTGCGAAGTTCCAGCGCATTCAGTTCACGCCGGACATGTTGCCGGCGGACATCACCGGCACGACCATCTACAACATGCAGACGGGCCAGTTCACCGAGAAGAAAGGCCCGGTGTTCGCCAACTTGGTGTTGGCCGACGAGATCAACCGCGCGCCCGCGAAGGTCCAGTCGGCGTTGCTCGAGGCGATGCAGGAACGCCAGGTGACGATCGGCGACCGGACGCACCCCCTGCCCGAGCCGTTTTTGGTCATGGCGACACAGAACCCGATTGAGCAGGAGGGCACCTACGCGTTGCCGGAAGCGCAGCTCGATCGCTTCATGCTGATGATCCACGTCAGCTACCCGACCAAGGAGGAGGAGCGCCGGATCATGGACGCGATGACCGCGCCCGTCGCAGCGGAGCCCGAGGCGGTCAGCTCGCTCGACGACGTGTTGTCCGGGCGTCGCACCCTGTCGCAAATCTACCTCGACGACAAGCTCCGCGACTACATCGTCGATATCGTGTATGCGACCCGCGAGCCGAATGACTACGGCCTGCGGGACATCGCGGATTTCATCGAGTACGGCGCGTCGCCGCGCGCATCGATCTATCTCAACATGGCGGCTCGCGCGCACGCGTTCTTGCGGCATCGCGGGTACGTCACGCCCGAGGACGTCAAGGCCGTGGGCGCCGACGTGTTGCGTCACCGGATCGTGCTGACGTACGAGGCCGAGGCGGAAGAAGTCACGGCGGAGGACGTCGTTCGCCGCCTGTTGGAAACGGTGGAAGTCCCCTGACCGGCCGGGATGCTGCCCCGCGAATTACTAAAGAAGATCCGCAAGATCGAGATTTATACGTCGCGGATCGTCAACAATCAACTCGCCGGGCAATACCACTCGGTGTTCAAGGGACGCGGCATGGCGTTCGAGGAGGTGCGCCCGTACCACGCGGGTGACGACGTGCGCTTCATCGACTGGAACGTGTCGGCGCGCATGAACGAGCCCTACGTCAAGCTGTTCGTCGAGGAGCGCGATCGCACCGTGATGTTGCTGGTGGACATGAGCGCGTCCGGCTGGTTCGGATCGCGCGAGCAAACCAAGCGCGAGATCGCCGCGGAGCTGTCCGCCCTGATCGCATTCTCGGCGATCAAGAACAACGATCGCGTCGGCCTGATCATCTTTACCGACGACGTCGAGCGATTCGTGCCGCCGAAAAAGGGCGCCAAGCACGTGCTGCGCGTCATCACCGAGATCCTCACGTTCGAGCCGGCGTCGCGCCGCACCGACCTCGTGGGTGCGCTCGAATTCCTCGGCAAGGTCGCCAAGCGGCGGTCGGTCGCGTTCGTCGTGTCCGACTTCGCGGCGAGCGGTTGGGAACATGCGATCCGCGTCGCATCGCGCCGCCACGACGTCATCCCTGCAGTGGTGACTGACCCGCTCGAGGAGGCGCTCCCCGACGTCGGGTTGATCGCGCTCGAGGATCTCGAAACCGGAGACCTGGTCGAGTTTGACAGCTCGGGGCCGGCGGCGCGCGCGTATGCGGCGCGCGTGGCGGCGGAGCGGGCGCGCCGCGAGGACGTGTTCCGGCGACTCAAGATGGACTTCGTGAACGTGCGCACGGACCAGGCGTACGTGTCGGCGCTCATCGCGTTCTTCCGTGCGCGCGCGCGGCGCATGCACCTGGCATGATCGCCGTAGCGCTCATCGCGGCGGTGGCCGCACCCACCGTCACGGCGCGCGTCTCGCCGGCCGAAGTGACGCTCGGCGACCGCTTCGACCTCGTCATCGAGGTGGTGCACGACTCGTCGGTGTCCGTGAACCTGCCCGCGGCCGTGGACCTCGGACCGGCGTTCGCGGAGGAGGGGCGCCGGCAGACCATGCGCGACAACGGGGACGGCACGGTCACGCACACGTTTACGCTCACCGTCGGTGCCTATGATGTCGGCGACCACGAGGTGCCGCCGATCCCGGTATCGTACGCCGCGGCGGGCACGGCGGCGACGGTACAGACGCCGCCGCTACACGTGGCGGTCGCGAGTTTCGTCGGTGATCGTGACGCGGGACTGCAACCGATCGCCGGACCGGTGGAGGTGCAACAGACTGACTGGACCGTCGTCTACGCGCTCGCCGCGGTGGCGGCGGCGCTCGCGCTCGGCTTCGCGGCGCTCGGCGTGCGCGCGGTGCTGCGCCGGCGCGCGCGGGGGCCTGCGGCCGCTGCCGTCCCCCCGGTCGTGCCGGCAGACGTCGAGGCGCTCGCGCGGCTCGACCAGCTCGAGGCGTCCGGGGCGCTCGACGCCGACGACCTCGATCCGGCCTATACGGCGCTGTCCGAAATTCTGCGCGCCTATCTCGGTCGGCGTTTCGGGTTTCCCGCGCTGGACCTCACGACAGCCGAGATCAACGCCGAGCTGGCGGCGCGGCCCGAGGCGGCGGCCGTGCGCGACGAACTGGCCGAGTGGTTGGCCGCGTGCGACCTCGTCAAGTTTGCAGAGTTTCCGGCTACGCCGGACGAGGCGCGGGCGGCGCTGTACCGCGCGCGCCAGTTCGTTCACCGCACGCGCGCGGACGCGGGCGCGAGCGGGCCGGACCGCGCGCGGCCGGGCGCGGGCGCGACCGGGCCGGACCACGCGCGGCCGGACGCGGGCGCGACCGGACCGGCGGAGGACGCGGAGGCGACCGGCGGGGAGCCGGCGCCTCCGGCGCCTCCGGGCGCTCCGGCGGCCGCAGCCGCGGCGGCGCACACCGCGGCACAGCAGCGCGAACCGCCGGCCGGAGGTGGCGATGGGTAGGCGCGGCTCGGGGCTTGCGGGAGCCGCGGTCGCCTACGCGCTGCTCGCCGCCGTCGCCTCCTTGTGCGGGGTGTGGCTGTGGCGCGAGGTGGACGCGTTGCGCGGCAACGAGGCCGTCGCGTTGCACGACCCGTGGGCGCTCGGCTTGTGGGCCGCCGCCGCGGTCGCCGCGTGGTTCGGCTTCCACCGGCGCGCGGCCCGGGCGGCGACGTTCTCGTTTTCGCGCGTGAGCGATGCGGCCGCGGTGCCGGGCGGCTGGGTCGCTCGCCTCGCGTCGCTGCCCGCCGTGTTGCGCGTGTGCGCGCTGGCGCTTTTGGCCATCGCGCTCGCGCGGCCGCAGACGTACCGCAGCGAGGACATCGAAGTCGAGGGCATCGACATCATGATCGTGCTCGACCTGTCGCGGTCGATGGAGGAACGGGATCTGTTGCGCAACCGGCTCGACGCCGGACAGCGGACGATCCGCGAGTTTCTCCGCCGTCGCAAGAACGACCGGATCGGCCTCGTCGTGTTCGCTGAACAGGCGATGTTGCAGTGTCCGCTCACGCTCGATTACAAGTCTCTCGATCAGATCGTAGCCGACCTGGCCATCGGCGACGTGCCGGAGATGGGCACGGCGATCGGCGACGGTCTCGGTCTCGCGCTCGCCTCGCTGCGCCGGTCCGACGCAGCGTCCAAGGTGGTCATCCTGCTGTCGGACGGCGACTCGAACGTCGACAACGAGATGGACCCGATCGCCGCCAAGGAGGCGGCCGAGGAGATGGGCGTGCGCGTGTTCACGATCCTTCTCGGGCGCGAGGACGCGGTCGCGCGCGGCGGTAGCCGCTATGCCGTCAACCCGGAATTGCTCAAACAGATCGCAGCCGACACCGGCGGCATGTACTTCCGCGCCGGCGACAACGCGGCGCTCGAACGGAGCTTCGCCAAGGTTCGCGACACGCTCGAGAAGACGCGCCGGCGCGTGACCGGCAAGGTGTTCGGGGAAATTTTCGCGCCGTTTGCGCTGGCGGCGCTCGTGTTGCTCGTACTCGAGTTGGCACTCGCGATGACGCGCTGGAGGCGATTCCCGTGAGCGAGTTGACGTTTGCCGCAGGCGTTTGGCGGTACGTTGCGGCGGCCGCCGTCGTCGCGCTCGCCGTCGTATA harbors:
- a CDS encoding ATPase; amino-acid sequence: MRASLDVKAINEMVERESAFIDRIMGEVGKVIVGQRYMVERILIGLLAGGHCLIEGVPGLAKTLTVKTLARTLRAKFQRIQFTPDMLPADITGTTIYNMQTGQFTEKKGPVFANLVLADEINRAPAKVQSALLEAMQERQVTIGDRTHPLPEPFLVMATQNPIEQEGTYALPEAQLDRFMLMIHVSYPTKEEERRIMDAMTAPVAAEPEAVSSLDDVLSGRRTLSQIYLDDKLRDYIVDIVYATREPNDYGLRDIADFIEYGASPRASIYLNMAARAHAFLRHRGYVTPEDVKAVGADVLRHRIVLTYEAEAEEVTAEDVVRRLLETVEVP
- a CDS encoding DUF58 domain-containing protein; translated protein: MLPRELLKKIRKIEIYTSRIVNNQLAGQYHSVFKGRGMAFEEVRPYHAGDDVRFIDWNVSARMNEPYVKLFVEERDRTVMLLVDMSASGWFGSREQTKREIAAELSALIAFSAIKNNDRVGLIIFTDDVERFVPPKKGAKHVLRVITEILTFEPASRRTDLVGALEFLGKVAKRRSVAFVVSDFAASGWEHAIRVASRRHDVIPAVVTDPLEEALPDVGLIALEDLETGDLVEFDSSGPAARAYAARVAAERARREDVFRRLKMDFVNVRTDQAYVSALIAFFRARARRMHLA
- a CDS encoding VWA domain-containing protein is translated as MAMGRRGSGLAGAAVAYALLAAVASLCGVWLWREVDALRGNEAVALHDPWALGLWAAAAVAAWFGFHRRAARAATFSFSRVSDAAAVPGGWVARLASLPAVLRVCALALLAIALARPQTYRSEDIEVEGIDIMIVLDLSRSMEERDLLRNRLDAGQRTIREFLRRRKNDRIGLVVFAEQAMLQCPLTLDYKSLDQIVADLAIGDVPEMGTAIGDGLGLALASLRRSDAASKVVILLSDGDSNVDNEMDPIAAKEAAEEMGVRVFTILLGREDAVARGGSRYAVNPELLKQIAADTGGMYFRAGDNAALERSFAKVRDTLEKTRRRVTGKVFGEIFAPFALAALVLLVLELALAMTRWRRFP